The Candidatus Palauibacter soopunensis region CGGAGCGCGGAATCTCGCCCTCGGCGTGGGGAACGCGGCGGTGGCGGCCGTCATCTTCGCCGCGGCCACGCTGTTCGTGACGGAGGCGGCGAGGGAACGCGGTTTCGGACTGCTCCACCTGCTCGAACTTCCTGCGTGGGCCACGATCGGGCTCGCGGTAGTGATCTTCGATGCGTGGCAGTACCTGTGGCACCGGCTGAATCACCAGGTCCGGTTCCTGTGGCGCTTCCACCAGGTCCACCATTCCGACGCGGAACTGGACGCCACGTCGGGTCTCCGCTTTCACACGGGGGAGATCGTGCTCTCCTCGATCGCGCGGCTCGCCGTGCTTCCCCTCCTGGGCGTGACGGTGGCGGAACTCCTCGTCTACGAAGCGATCCTCCTCCCCATCATCCTCTTCCACCACAGCAACGTGCGGCTGCCCGGCCGGGTGGACCGGCGCCTGCGCTGGCTCATCGTCACGCCGTGGATGCACTGGGTCCATCACTCCGACTACCAGCCCGAGACCGACTCGAACTACTCGAGCATCTTCTCGTTCTGGGACCGGGCCTTCGGGAGCTTCCGGTTCCGGTCCGAGCCGCGCGAGATCCGTCTCGGGCTCGAGAACGTGGACCGTTCGGAGTGGGGGACGCTGCGCGGGATGCTCTCGATGCCCTTCCGGCGGGGGCGCCGCGGGTAGGCGGACGTTGCGAGGGCGAGGCTGGAGGGCGCGCGCTCCGGGCCTGAACGCCGCTTTCTGCGTGGCGGCGCTGGCGGCGTGCGACAGTTCGGTCGAGCCCGCGGATCCCGGGGATGTCGGGGCCGGACCCGACCCGGTTCCCGCGCCCGTCGATCTGTCGCGCGCCTGGGCCACGTCGACGCCGGAAGCGCAGGGGTTCGATCCGGAGTTGCTGGGAGGCGCGTTCGCGGATGCGGCGAGCGCCGTGCCGAACATCCGGGCGCTCGTCGCGGTGCGGAACGGGCGGCTCGTCGAGGATGCGTACTTCGGCGGCATGCACCGGGACTCGGCCTTCGACATGCGGTCCGTCACGAAGACGGTCACTGCGCTGCTCGTCGGCCTCGCTTCGGACCGGGGACTCCTGGACCCGGAGGATCCGATGACGGACCGGCTGTCCCACCCGTCGCGGCGGTCCGAGCATGGCGGCATCCGCGTGCGCGACCTCCTCACGATGACGAGCGGCATGCAGTGGTCCGACGAGGAGGACTTCGGCCCGTGGGTCCGTTCCGGCCGGCCCGTCGGGTACGTCCTCGACCTGCCCATCGTCGCTCCCCCGGGCCGGCGGTTCATATACAACACCGGGGGATCGCACCTGCTGACGGTCATCGTCGAGAACGTCGTCGAGGGGAGCGCGCTCGAGTTCGCGGAGCGGGAGTTGCTGGGCCCGCTCGGCATCGACCACAAGCGCTGGCCGGTCATGCAGGACAGCGTGATCGTGGGCGGCGCCGCGCTGGCGCTCCGTGCGCGCGACGCCGCGAAGCTCGGTCAGCTCCTGCTGCAGGGCGGCCGGTCCGGCTCCCGGCAGATCGTATCCCGCGCCTGGGTGGAGGCACAGGTCGGCCGGCTCGTCGCGGTGGGCGACATCGGCTACGTCCTGCGGGACGCGGGGTACGGTTATCAGACCTGGAGCGACCGCCGGGGCGGCGGCGACGACGTGTCCGCGTTCGTCATGTGGGGCTACGGGGGGCAGTTCGTGTGGGTCGTGCCGGATCGGCAGCTCGTCGTCGTGGCCCAGACCCACTGGCGCGGCACAGGCGATCACGATGGGATACAGGCGGACGCGGTGGCCGATCTCATCGTGCACCGCGTGATCGAGGCCGCGCTACCCATCCGCCGCTAGCGGCTCGCCCGCGCTCGCCGCTGGCGTCGCACCGTCCCGCAATGGAACGTGAAGGCCTATGTTCCCCGGGTTCTCTCGACCTCGTTCCGGAGAAACGCCCGATGCGCATCATTGCCGCCGCTTTCACCGCCGTAATCGCCGGCAGTGCCCTGATCGCCGGATCCGGGCCGGCCGTCGCCCAGGAGCGGGTGCGCGGGCTGCTCGATCCGCCCCCCATGGATGACAGTCCCGGCATGCGCGTGTACGCCGCCTCGTGCGCGGAGTGTCATTCCGGGCAGCGCACGGTGCGCGCCCCCGGCCTCACCACGCTCGGGGCGATGACGCCGCGGGCGGTCCTCAGTTCGCTGGAGGGGGGCCGAATGCGCCGGCACGGCGAGGATCTCACGCCGGGCGAGCGACGCGACGTGGCGGAGTGGCTCACCGGCGAGACCCTGGTCGAAACCCGCCTCCCGTCCTCCGCCTTCTGCGCGAGCACGCCGCGGGCGGAAGGCGTCGTGCACTGGTCCGGCTGGGGCGGCGGCGGCGGCGAAACGGGCTTCGCGGATGCTGCCCGCGCGGGACTCACGGCGGACGACCTGCCGAACCTCGAACTCGCCTGGGCCTTCGGCTTCCCCGACGTGAGCCAGGTCCGCTCGAAACCGGCGGTGATCGATGACCGGATCATCGTCGGGTCGGCGTACGGCGAGGTGTATTCCATCGACCTGGAGAGCGGCTGCGTGCACTGGGTGTTCGGGGGCGACGCCGCCGTGCGCGGCGCGATCGCGATCGCCGAGGGCCCCGAAGGCGGGCAGTCCGCCTTCTTCGCGGACTTCCGGGCGAACGTGTACGCGATCGACGCGACGACCGGCGCCCTCCACTGGCGCGCCGCCGCCGGAACCCACGCGGATCACGTCGTCACGGGGAGCGTGACCGTCCACGAGGGCCGCGTCTTCGTCCCGCTCTCATCGATGGAAATCATCAGCGCCGGCGATCCGGCCTACGAGTGCTGCACTTCGAGCGGAGGCGTCGCCGCCCTCTCGGCGGAGACGGGCGAACCGCTGTGGGAGTTCCGGACCGTTGCCGAGGAACCGGTACACGTGGGAGAGAACGAGGCCGGCACGCGGCTCTTCGCGCCCTCCGGGGCGCCGGTGTGGTCGAGTCCGACGGTCGACGCCGCGCGCGGCCTTCTCTACATCGGGACGGGCGAGAACTACACGCGCCCGACGACGGGCGGGAGCGACGCGATCACCGCGCTCGACATGGAGACGGGCGAGGCCCGATGGACCTTCCAGGGGCGGGAAGACGACGCCTGGAACATGTCCTGCCTTTCACCCCGCTTCCAGAACTGTCCCGCGCCGACGGGGCCGGATCACGACTTCGGCATGGCTCCGATCATCGTCACCGCCGAGGACGGATCGCAGCTCCTGATCGCCGGACAGAAGTCCGGCATGGTGTGGGCGCTGGACCCCGACTCGGAGGGCGAACTCGTGTGGGCGCGCCGGATCGGGCGGGGAAGCTCTCTCGGCGGCATCCACTGGGGCCTCACGTCCGACGGACGCCGGGCCTACGTGCCGAACGTCGACAACCCGTTCGCCATCATCTCGGACCCGCGGTCCGGGGCCTCCACGCAGATGAACGCCGAGGACCCGCCGACTCCCGGCGTCTACGCCCTGGAACTCGCCGGCGGCGAGGTCCTGTGGCACGCTCCCCCCGATCCGTCCGTGTGCCAGGGCCGGGCCGGCTGCATGCCCTTCTTCTCCGCGGCCCCCACCGCGATCGAAGGGGCAGTGCTGACCGGGAGCCTGGACGGCCACCTGCGCGCCTTTTCCACGGAGGACGGCTCGGTACTCTGGGACGTCGACACCGCGCGCGAGTTCGAGACCGTCAACGGGGTGCCCGGGCGGGGCGGCGCCATCG contains the following coding sequences:
- a CDS encoding sterol desaturase family protein, with product MFDDPGTLKAAGAALALAILWLVEGVLPMFEGRSSRAGHGARNLALGVGNAAVAAVIFAAATLFVTEAARERGFGLLHLLELPAWATIGLAVVIFDAWQYLWHRLNHQVRFLWRFHQVHHSDAELDATSGLRFHTGEIVLSSIARLAVLPLLGVTVAELLVYEAILLPIILFHHSNVRLPGRVDRRLRWLIVTPWMHWVHHSDYQPETDSNYSSIFSFWDRAFGSFRFRSEPREIRLGLENVDRSEWGTLRGMLSMPFRRGRRG
- a CDS encoding serine hydrolase, with the translated sequence MRGRGWRARAPGLNAAFCVAALAACDSSVEPADPGDVGAGPDPVPAPVDLSRAWATSTPEAQGFDPELLGGAFADAASAVPNIRALVAVRNGRLVEDAYFGGMHRDSAFDMRSVTKTVTALLVGLASDRGLLDPEDPMTDRLSHPSRRSEHGGIRVRDLLTMTSGMQWSDEEDFGPWVRSGRPVGYVLDLPIVAPPGRRFIYNTGGSHLLTVIVENVVEGSALEFAERELLGPLGIDHKRWPVMQDSVIVGGAALALRARDAAKLGQLLLQGGRSGSRQIVSRAWVEAQVGRLVAVGDIGYVLRDAGYGYQTWSDRRGGGDDVSAFVMWGYGGQFVWVVPDRQLVVVAQTHWRGTGDHDGIQADAVADLIVHRVIEAALPIRR
- a CDS encoding PQQ-binding-like beta-propeller repeat protein, coding for MRIIAAAFTAVIAGSALIAGSGPAVAQERVRGLLDPPPMDDSPGMRVYAASCAECHSGQRTVRAPGLTTLGAMTPRAVLSSLEGGRMRRHGEDLTPGERRDVAEWLTGETLVETRLPSSAFCASTPRAEGVVHWSGWGGGGGETGFADAARAGLTADDLPNLELAWAFGFPDVSQVRSKPAVIDDRIIVGSAYGEVYSIDLESGCVHWVFGGDAAVRGAIAIAEGPEGGQSAFFADFRANVYAIDATTGALHWRAAAGTHADHVVTGSVTVHEGRVFVPLSSMEIISAGDPAYECCTSSGGVAALSAETGEPLWEFRTVAEEPVHVGENEAGTRLFAPSGAPVWSSPTVDAARGLLYIGTGENYTRPTTGGSDAITALDMETGEARWTFQGREDDAWNMSCLSPRFQNCPAPTGPDHDFGMAPIIVTAEDGSQLLIAGQKSGMVWALDPDSEGELVWARRIGRGSSLGGIHWGLTSDGRRAYVPNVDNPFAIISDPRSGASTQMNAEDPPTPGVYALELAGGEVLWHAPPDPSVCQGRAGCMPFFSAAPTAIEGAVLTGSLDGHLRAFSTEDGSVLWDVDTAREFETVNGVPGRGGAIDGPGPVVARGYVLVNSGYDLFSQMPGNLLLAYRLPR